In Verrucomicrobiales bacterium, the genomic stretch GATCCCCGGATGATTGGTTCCTTGAATCAGGGAGTGGTTCACCTGGAGAAACATCTGCTCCGGCTGATAGTTGATCGCGAGGGGAACCGACGAGTCCCAGACAATGTTCCCCTCGAAGATGGCGCCAAAACCCGGACCCGCGCCCCGCTTAGGCTCACCGAAATTGATGACCGAGCCCGGATAGTCTGCGATGGGGTTGTCGCGCAGGCGAATGATCGTGTTGTTTTGAACCAAGGCGGATCCGTGTTCCTTGAGGAGCAGAAAATGCTCCACGTTATAGAAAATATTGCGACAGATCACGAGCTGGGAAGTGTCATTGCCTCCGAAGTTGTCCTCTCCGGTCGTGATGGGATTGGAGCTGCTGCTCCGCGCCGCATCCTGACGCACATTCAGAAAGACGTTGCCCTCGATGTGCGCATCCGTGCCATCCATGTCGAAGCAATCATCCACGGCCGACAAGAACGTGTTCCCAATGAACTGAGCGATGGGTCCGGGCCGGTTACCCCCGGTGAAGTCGATAATATCATTGTAACCGCTGGTGACCGGGATGCCCGGAGTACCGAAAAGATTGCTGCGCAGAATGGCGTAGCCGTTGGCCGGCATGCGAAAGAAATGCAGAAGCTCATTGTTCTCAATGGAAGGAAAATGGCAATGCTGGATGACACAGGAGGAGTCGTCCAAGGTCACCAGCTGTGCCTTGGTGTTCAGGAATGTCACATGATCCAGGTGGATCCTGGTCCGCTCGGTCCGGATATTGCCTTCACCGCTGGCACCATCGATGTCGGCATAGGCAATGCGGGATTCCCGGTCCGAAGGCGCGAAATCCAAGCGTCCCCAGGCTCCTGCCCCAGGGCGGCGCCCAAAGGTAATCCGACGATCGGCGGTGCCCTCAGCCAGCAAACGCCCCTCAATTTCCATTCCCAGCCCCGCGCCGAACAGCACCGAAACCCCGGGCTCAATAGTCAACGTGACTCCCGGGTCGACAGTCACAGTGCCCACCACCAGATACGGGCTCTTGTCCGCGGTCCAACGGGTATCCTCCGTTAGGTTGCCGCTCACCCCTCCATCCGGCGGCGTATTGGTCACCAGCTGAAGCCCGACCAGCGCATGAAAGTCGGAACTGTCCTTGCTGGAATTCATGGCGTGGATCGCCAAGACGTGAGTCCCAATCCCAAGACGCCCGCGGACCAGGCCCAAGTCAATCACACTGGCCGGGTTGGTCGGAGAGCTGCAGCAGGACGCTTCATGATCGCCCGAGGCGGTGGCCGTATATTTCAGATCGCCATCGGGAACATTGATTCGCCGCAAGGGCAGTCCATCGAGATAAGCAATCAACCCGTCGTCATAGTCCACCGTCAGCTGCAGGTGAAGATTGGTATCCACCAGTTCCGTGATCTCGAACGAACGTCGAAGATAGACGCTGGTGTACAGGTTGCGCATGTCGTTGAGCTTCGTGGTCTCACCCGGCAGCGCATCTCCATATCCAATGCCCCCCACGCCCGACAACCAGGTCGAGTCCAGCGATGCGTCCGACGTCGTCTTCCAATCCGCGACCGGCTCGTTGGTGCCCTTGTGATAACGCCAGACATCCCCGGGCTGAACCAACACCAAGCCGGCGGCCGCCAGATCAAGCAGGCCCCCGCCAAGCATGAGCGCCAGGAAGCCAGACAGCCACCGCAAGGTAAGAAAACGTTGATTCGACATATGACAGAGATGATGTATACCCCACCTATGCCCCTTTCTCAACGACTAGAAATTGGACGATGCGCCAGGAAGGGCGGCAGCGGGGGCGTTTCACCTCTGACTATCCATCGCCCAAAATTGAGGAGACACCAGCCAAGAAACGTAATGCTGTTTTCACCAAGGCTTTCCATACTGTCCTTAGATGGTTCAGACGGGCAGTGACAACTCAACTCCGGCAGGCCCACCCGCCCGCCGTTAACTCGACCAAAGCCATGAAATTCAAACCCACCAAAAAAACCGGAGGATTAACCGTTGAGCTTAAACCGCGCGAGAGCATCCCGCAGTCCACCGCGAAAAAACGGGTGACCGCATCGCCCAGCTTTTCGGTAAAGCGCATTCTGGTCCCCATCGATTTCTCCGACTGTTCCAACAAGGCGCTGCAATATGCCCTGCCCTTCGCCGAACAATTTGATGCCAAGATCCTCCTGCTGCATGTCTGCGAACCATTCATCCCCATGCCGGAGATGTCGGCGGTGGATGTCGGGCTGATTGAAGCCCGCATTCGGGAACAATCGCAACGCCAACTGCTGGAACTGCAGGCCAGCCTACCCGAGGAATCGACCTCGGAGGCGGTGGTTCGCATCGGCAGGCCGTTTCTCGAGATCGTCCAGGCCGCCAAAGATCTGGACGCCGATCTAATCATCATCTCGACGCACGGTCGGACCGGCATCAGCCACGTGCTGCTCGGCAGCACCGCGGAACGAGTCGCCCAGCGAGCCGACTGCCCGGTGCTCATCGTGCGCGAGAAGGAACACGATTTCGCGAGCCCGCGTCCCAAACTGAAAGCACCCCGCTGACGAGATCAGCTAACAGCAACCACCGCCGACGTAAGGGCAAGGCTGCTGGGCGGTGCAGAAACATCATCGCCTCGCGTGGGGGAGCATTGAACGCTTAAGGTAAGGGTTCGCGTCGCCAAACTCGTGACCTCGTTCCCTGCAGTTTGGAAGTGTAGGAGCCGAGGTGACGAGGCTTGGTTAATGGAGGGGAACTGGCTATGATCGGGCTGATCTGCGGGATCCTTCGTTTCGCACTGATTTAAAGCTCCTCCGCGTTCTCCGCGCCTCCGCGAGAAAAGATCCCTCCCCTAACTCGGACGGACTGCCGGAATCTCTCGCGGAGGCGCGGAGAACGCGGAGAGTAAAGAGGTTCATGGGAAGCCTGTCGGACTTGTCAGCAGAGACGGAGGTCCGGCCGACGGATCACACCGAACACACGGATCCGGAACCGGCAGCGGGTCTAGGAATTAACCCAGAAACGGGAATGAATTGCCTGCTAACAGCGACACCCCCGGTCTGTCGGCCCCCAAATAAACAGCACCCTGAAAGGCGTGCCACCCGTCGGCCAATGGGCTGACGAACTGATTAGGTTCCTTGAAGCGGCTGACGCAAGTCTCAGAAGCCAGTGGCATC encodes the following:
- a CDS encoding universal stress protein; protein product: MKFKPTKKTGGLTVELKPRESIPQSTAKKRVTASPSFSVKRILVPIDFSDCSNKALQYALPFAEQFDAKILLLHVCEPFIPMPEMSAVDVGLIEARIREQSQRQLLELQASLPEESTSEAVVRIGRPFLEIVQAAKDLDADLIIISTHGRTGISHVLLGSTAERVAQRADCPVLIVREKEHDFASPRPKLKAPR